In Acidobacteriota bacterium, a single genomic region encodes these proteins:
- the mobC gene encoding plasmid mobilization relaxosome protein MobC — protein MALHGTYTHRVTCNLYPHQHELLLTTARSFGAKLAPFLRDAAIAYCQRRTMLPDSLQKHLGQMIQEIRRVGTNLNQMAAHANSFQRVTHQDLRNAGKLVLTLERVVGVLQKTLEELPSDSQAHDHQVDGA, from the coding sequence ATGGCCTTGCACGGCACCTACACGCACCGCGTCACCTGCAACCTTTACCCCCACCAGCACGAGCTGCTGCTCACCACCGCCCGGAGCTTCGGCGCAAAGCTCGCGCCCTTCCTACGGGATGCGGCCATCGCCTACTGCCAGCGACGCACGATGCTGCCGGACTCTCTCCAGAAGCACCTGGGGCAGATGATCCAGGAGATTCGTCGCGTCGGCACCAACCTCAACCAGATGGCGGCGCATGCCAACTCCTTCCAGCGGGTCACCCACCAAGACCTGCGCAACGCTGGCAAGCTCGTGCTCACGCTGGAGCGCGTGGTCGGCGTGCTCCAGAAGACCCTCGAGGAACTTCCCAGCGATAGCCAGGCTCATGATCATCAAGTCGATGGCGCGTAA
- a CDS encoding UPF0175 family protein, translating to MATLTIELASIPPVLNDPEFTRYLIAGSLYTKGLLSGEQARQLTGDVRRVFEEKMATYGFPIMPDAEVDILSELNA from the coding sequence ATGGCGACCCTGACCATCGAGCTGGCTTCCATTCCGCCGGTGCTCAACGATCCGGAGTTCACGCGCTATCTGATCGCCGGATCGCTCTACACCAAGGGCCTGCTCTCCGGAGAGCAGGCGCGGCAGTTGACGGGCGACGTACGGCGCGTCTTCGAGGAGAAGATGGCTACCTATGGGTTCCCGATCATGCCGGATGCCGAGGTAGATATCCTTTCAGAGCTGAATGCCTAG
- a CDS encoding Ig-like domain-containing protein — translation MTVLRWTGIVLAGLIALCATARASAELDSSCLISALNRTAPVEADGTWVLPNVPANLGKVRLRATCIRDGVVSTGQSEFIEVPTDGVIEVAEIRFDVSEPVPERLVLSAPTTSLTTAGQTVQLNATATYPGGSDVDVSTASAGTTYRSSMATVASVDPDGLVTAAASGTVLVSAVNEGALGLLRLSVVLSGDSDGDGLPDDFELANGLDPNNPDDALLDHDQDGFSTLEEYQQGLDPFDSDTDDDQLLDGAEVGTWGTNPLLFDTDGDGLSDGLEVATGSDPLDRLSFNLAAALESITVLPDSFTIIYNTILGEASRQLTVTGQLIDGNQLDITSDFYGTSYTSDDLLVANFGAEPGRVFAGEDGVTTVTATCSGFSAQADVTVESFAPIALSFLALGGTPRAVALDGTHAYAAMGRPGLKIVDVSDPELPFEAARIYVSSPPPFREYRAVSDVAVQDGMAYVAADGLAVIDVTVPAAPVQIAFLLPPDMSAESVAVRGHRVLVGGSGFQGDPGALALIDISDPVTPVLLGMVGLPGQVEDVLFAGQYAIAATGSAGVQVVDLANEAAPEVVGSTHTRSNSRSSAVGLALAGEQVLVADGGRYGLPGEKPGGLRVIDLADPANPALVGSTNNQFGLTAVAWDGTLALAADYFFVNGVPVFRLGETAPLWTGLVDFSGPPSGRDDNGVDLAVGGGLVYLVGNEGSTGSGGLHIGRYLIPFDAEGVPPTVTLTAPAEGTLVPERQWVQVAADASDDIFVQSVTFSLDGQPVREDFAPPYSARIPVPAGVASVTVTAQARDAGGNVSPVASVELGIEPNSAPVATILAPQDGLGVQGGEVISTVVQATDDVEVDRVEFYVDGALVGTDDRGPSYQTFLNLGSAPGTYQLTALAYDDVGPSAPAGPVSLVVVPDDPPQAQVLEPAEGAEVIAFSLIDVLAGASDAVGIDRVDFYQDGALVGSDFSGPDYRATLATPGPGAVLELWVVAYDTAGQETMSTVNEVTVVADPLTAVTGVVVGLADEPFASATVSARTNEGTTVSGMSDSSGEFLVEQVPAAQGDLSVSVVALQDGEELRASLPEPVSPAAGGVVDVGVLALYYAVPGTLLRGVVEDDAGNPVPDAQVAVHDRFQRQETITDSSGEFVFSRFPVYPGTRFYLSAEATLSSVLYRGKLPNVIPNPIGDTDAGVLTLAPEAGGDPLTTAMGTVLDEEGAPLPDFEVVVTSDSVLVVTMTDASGQYTVPDLPALDGGLVAAASGVVDGQSYREATEDPAAPVPGGTTVLDTLYPFGEDGGGDG, via the coding sequence ATGACAGTGCTGAGATGGACTGGGATCGTGCTTGCCGGCTTGATAGCGCTCTGTGCGACCGCAAGGGCAAGTGCAGAACTCGACTCCTCCTGCCTCATCAGCGCTCTGAACCGGACGGCTCCGGTGGAAGCGGACGGGACGTGGGTCTTGCCGAATGTGCCGGCGAATCTGGGCAAGGTGCGGCTGCGGGCGACCTGTATTCGAGATGGCGTTGTTTCCACCGGCCAATCCGAGTTCATCGAGGTGCCAACGGATGGGGTGATCGAGGTGGCGGAGATTCGCTTTGATGTGAGCGAGCCGGTGCCGGAGCGCCTCGTGCTCAGTGCACCGACCACTTCCTTGACCACCGCTGGACAGACCGTGCAGCTCAACGCGACCGCTACCTATCCGGGTGGCAGCGATGTGGACGTGAGTACAGCGTCCGCTGGGACCACCTATCGCTCCAGCATGGCGACGGTGGCAAGCGTGGATCCCGATGGACTCGTCACCGCGGCAGCCAGCGGTACGGTCCTCGTGAGCGCGGTCAACGAGGGAGCGCTGGGGCTCTTGCGGCTATCTGTCGTGCTCTCAGGGGACAGCGATGGCGATGGGCTGCCGGATGATTTCGAGCTCGCTAACGGGCTCGATCCCAACAATCCCGACGATGCGTTGCTCGACCATGACCAGGATGGGTTCTCCACCCTGGAGGAGTACCAGCAAGGGCTCGATCCCTTCGATAGCGATACGGACGATGACCAGCTGCTCGACGGCGCCGAGGTCGGGACCTGGGGCACCAATCCCCTCCTCTTCGATACTGACGGCGACGGCCTCTCGGACGGCCTCGAGGTGGCGACGGGGAGTGACCCGCTGGACCGGCTGAGCTTCAACCTCGCTGCGGCGTTGGAGTCCATCACGGTGCTGCCGGACAGCTTCACCATCATCTACAACACGATTCTCGGCGAAGCCTCCCGGCAGCTGACGGTGACCGGACAGCTCATCGACGGCAACCAGCTCGACATCACCTCGGACTTTTACGGCACCTCCTACACCTCGGACGATCTGCTCGTGGCCAATTTCGGGGCGGAGCCCGGGCGTGTTTTTGCCGGGGAGGACGGCGTCACCACCGTCACCGCGACCTGTAGCGGGTTCAGCGCTCAGGCAGATGTCACGGTGGAGAGCTTCGCGCCCATTGCTCTTTCCTTCCTGGCGCTCGGTGGAACGCCGCGGGCGGTGGCCCTGGACGGGACTCACGCCTACGCTGCCATGGGGCGCCCGGGACTCAAGATCGTCGATGTCAGCGACCCTGAGCTTCCCTTCGAGGCTGCTCGCATCTATGTCTCCTCCCCGCCGCCCTTCCGGGAGTACCGCGCGGTTTCCGATGTCGCGGTGCAGGACGGCATGGCCTATGTCGCAGCGGACGGACTGGCCGTGATCGATGTGACCGTGCCGGCCGCTCCAGTGCAGATTGCCTTCCTCTTGCCACCGGACATGAGCGCAGAGTCGGTGGCCGTTCGGGGGCATCGAGTGCTCGTCGGCGGGAGTGGCTTCCAGGGAGACCCGGGAGCCCTTGCCCTTATCGATATCAGCGACCCCGTGACCCCAGTGCTTCTCGGAATGGTCGGCCTGCCCGGGCAAGTCGAGGATGTGCTCTTTGCAGGGCAGTACGCGATTGCCGCGACGGGCTCTGCCGGCGTTCAGGTGGTCGATCTGGCGAACGAAGCGGCACCCGAGGTGGTCGGCTCAACGCATACCCGCTCGAATAGTCGCTCCAGTGCGGTGGGGCTGGCGCTCGCGGGCGAGCAGGTCCTGGTGGCTGACGGTGGCCGGTACGGACTGCCAGGCGAAAAGCCGGGTGGGCTCCGCGTGATCGATCTGGCCGACCCGGCCAATCCCGCCCTCGTAGGGAGCACGAACAATCAGTTCGGTCTGACCGCTGTCGCTTGGGATGGCACGCTAGCGCTCGCTGCGGACTACTTCTTCGTCAATGGCGTGCCGGTCTTCCGCTTGGGGGAGACGGCGCCGCTGTGGACCGGCCTGGTGGACTTTTCCGGGCCGCCCAGTGGGCGAGACGACAACGGAGTCGATCTGGCGGTCGGGGGAGGGTTGGTGTACCTGGTCGGCAATGAAGGCTCCACCGGTTCAGGAGGGCTTCATATCGGTCGCTACCTGATTCCCTTCGACGCCGAAGGCGTTCCGCCAACGGTGACCTTGACGGCTCCCGCCGAGGGAACGTTGGTGCCGGAGCGGCAGTGGGTCCAGGTCGCAGCGGATGCCAGCGATGACATCTTCGTGCAGTCCGTGACGTTCTCGCTGGACGGTCAGCCGGTGCGGGAGGACTTCGCGCCGCCGTATAGCGCCCGTATTCCGGTTCCGGCCGGCGTGGCCTCTGTCACTGTGACAGCGCAAGCCCGGGACGCTGGGGGCAATGTGTCGCCGGTTGCTTCAGTCGAGCTCGGCATTGAGCCCAACAGCGCACCCGTTGCCACGATTCTGGCGCCTCAGGACGGTTTGGGGGTGCAGGGGGGCGAGGTGATCTCCACGGTCGTCCAGGCGACGGACGATGTCGAGGTGGATCGGGTGGAGTTCTATGTCGATGGAGCGCTGGTTGGAACCGATGATCGTGGCCCCTCCTACCAGACCTTTCTGAATCTCGGATCCGCCCCTGGTACCTACCAACTCACTGCTCTTGCCTACGACGACGTTGGTCCCTCCGCGCCTGCGGGTCCGGTCTCGCTCGTTGTCGTGCCGGACGATCCGCCACAGGCCCAGGTACTGGAGCCGGCGGAAGGGGCTGAAGTCATCGCCTTCTCCTTGATCGATGTCCTCGCAGGAGCCAGTGATGCCGTGGGGATCGACCGCGTGGACTTCTACCAGGATGGCGCCCTGGTTGGCTCCGACTTTTCCGGGCCGGACTACCGAGCGACGCTCGCGACGCCGGGGCCCGGAGCGGTGTTGGAGCTCTGGGTAGTGGCCTACGACACCGCTGGGCAGGAGACGATGTCGACGGTCAACGAGGTCACAGTGGTCGCCGATCCGTTGACGGCAGTGACGGGCGTGGTCGTGGGGCTCGCAGATGAGCCCTTCGCTAGCGCCACCGTCTCTGCGCGAACGAATGAGGGCACGACCGTCAGCGGAATGAGCGATAGCAGCGGAGAGTTTCTCGTGGAGCAGGTCCCTGCGGCTCAGGGAGATCTCTCGGTCTCGGTCGTCGCGCTGCAAGATGGGGAAGAGCTGCGGGCGAGCTTGCCGGAGCCGGTCTCGCCGGCAGCGGGGGGCGTCGTGGACGTAGGCGTCCTCGCGCTGTACTACGCAGTGCCGGGCACGCTGCTACGAGGTGTGGTCGAGGATGACGCAGGGAATCCTGTGCCCGATGCTCAGGTGGCGGTGCATGATCGTTTCCAGCGCCAAGAAACCATCACGGACAGCTCCGGAGAGTTCGTCTTCTCGCGCTTCCCGGTGTATCCGGGAACCCGCTTCTATCTCTCCGCCGAAGCGACCCTGAGCAGTGTGCTCTACCGAGGGAAACTGCCCAATGTCATTCCCAATCCCATCGGCGATACCGATGCCGGCGTGCTGACCCTCGCGCCCGAGGCCGGCGGTGATCCGCTGACTACGGCGATGGGTACCGTTCTGGACGAGGAAGGAGCCCCACTGCCGGACTTCGAAGTCGTGGTGACCTCCGACAGCGTCCTTGTGGTGACGATGACAGATGCAAGCGGTCAGTACACGGTGCCGGATCTGCCGGCTCTAGATGGCGGCCTCGTCGCTGCGGCCAGCGGGGTCGTCGATGGACAGTCCTATCGCGAGGCGACCGAGGATCCTGCGGCACCTGTACCTGGTGGGACGACAGTCCTCGATACGCTCTATCCCTTTGGCGAGGACGGTGGGGGTGATGGATAG
- a CDS encoding toprim domain-containing protein: protein MNQRLVFQIRSLRSNDAGDLVPVIVGHMGRATSVEQAEQDGKWWTYGGFRKSLELYNVDLAVLNPEARAQAAETGHVLVVEGCFDVAKLYAAGIKNVVALFGSRLSERQAELLATLAEEVGVERLRFFLDRDEAGQQGTASAQELLLRAPEENPGLVVDSFDWGQSWQSPVRGAVQIPASITDPCDFSLGQLQWLRAEGLL, encoded by the coding sequence ATGAACCAGCGGCTGGTCTTCCAGATTCGCTCGCTCCGGTCGAACGACGCCGGCGACCTGGTGCCGGTGATCGTGGGGCATATGGGACGCGCTACCAGCGTCGAGCAGGCGGAGCAGGACGGCAAGTGGTGGACATACGGTGGGTTCCGCAAGAGTTTGGAGCTCTACAACGTGGATCTCGCGGTCTTGAATCCGGAAGCGCGGGCTCAAGCGGCGGAGACCGGCCATGTCCTGGTGGTCGAGGGCTGCTTCGATGTTGCCAAGCTCTACGCCGCGGGGATCAAGAACGTCGTGGCCTTATTCGGCAGTCGGCTGAGCGAGCGCCAAGCCGAGCTGCTGGCGACGTTAGCTGAAGAAGTTGGTGTCGAGCGCCTGCGCTTCTTTCTGGATCGCGATGAAGCTGGCCAGCAAGGGACGGCGTCCGCTCAGGAGCTGCTCCTTCGAGCGCCGGAGGAGAATCCTGGTCTCGTGGTCGACTCCTTCGACTGGGGGCAATCCTGGCAGTCTCCTGTCCGTGGAGCCGTGCAGATCCCTGCCTCGATCACCGATCCCTGCGACTTCTCTCTGGGGCAGCTGCAATGGCTGCGTGCGGAGGGCCTTCTCTAA
- a CDS encoding relaxase/mobilization nuclease domain-containing protein produces MARKSISFGQLLSYIDRPQEASTPLLHNFGGHGSPEAIRREFLHNAHLLPPRKNGNVLYHEVLSFAPGDRDQLAPEDLTDLTRRYLELRAPYALAYGRAHFDADNPHVHLVISANNVGSSQRLRLSRREFRQVQQQLEQYQKQRYPQLSHSLAQGPRSRSKQHETRAEQERRRRGERAPSRKQVLCELIQQELSRSWSGAECYQRLLQQGLRLYQRGKTIGVEDLRSGRRYRLTTLGLAETFERARQAWRLAPELPNSSLDRSRAPPAKKPQSRDRER; encoded by the coding sequence ATGGCGCGTAAGAGCATCAGCTTCGGCCAGCTGCTGAGCTACATCGACCGGCCCCAAGAAGCCAGCACTCCACTCCTCCACAACTTCGGAGGACACGGTTCACCCGAAGCGATCCGGCGGGAGTTCCTGCACAACGCCCATCTCCTGCCACCGCGCAAGAACGGGAACGTGCTCTACCACGAGGTGCTGAGCTTTGCACCGGGGGATCGAGATCAGCTCGCCCCTGAGGATCTGACAGACCTGACCCGCCGGTACCTGGAGCTGCGGGCTCCGTACGCCCTGGCCTACGGTCGCGCTCACTTCGATGCGGACAACCCGCACGTTCACCTGGTGATCTCCGCCAACAACGTCGGCAGCTCGCAGCGCCTGCGGTTGTCGAGACGAGAGTTCCGCCAGGTACAACAGCAGCTGGAGCAGTACCAGAAGCAGCGCTATCCGCAGCTGAGCCACTCCCTGGCGCAAGGACCCCGTTCGCGAAGCAAGCAACACGAGACGCGGGCAGAACAAGAGCGTCGCCGGCGTGGAGAGCGAGCGCCCAGTCGCAAGCAAGTCCTATGTGAACTGATCCAGCAGGAGCTCAGCCGGTCATGGTCGGGCGCCGAGTGCTACCAGCGCCTCCTTCAGCAGGGCCTCCGCCTCTACCAGCGGGGCAAGACCATCGGCGTCGAGGATCTGCGCAGTGGTCGACGCTATCGGCTGACGACGCTGGGGCTCGCCGAGACCTTTGAGCGCGCGCGTCAGGCCTGGCGGCTTGCGCCGGAGCTTCCCAATTCCTCGCTCGACCGCTCCCGTGCGCCTCCAGCCAAAAAGCCCCAATCTCGCGACCGGGAGCGCTGA
- a CDS encoding JAB domain-containing protein, producing MILGHRSEMPEQVAEHLLAGPDAWSELVLADSAVHERPDLQPAEAGVVAATLELGRRLAERRIPKRRPLSKPRALTTYLDLRYGYRDQEVLGALYLDARHRLLSETEIFRGTQNRTSVEPGPILRKGLLQGAASVVIFHTHPSGNPAASAADIAFTRRLAQSADIVGLKLVDHLILGRGGRWMSLLKRAWVTGPRRKRKSPPPKSKAAKPKYRHPETGETWAGRGSMARWLRLELEAGRSLDEFRV from the coding sequence GTGATTCTCGGCCACCGGTCGGAGATGCCGGAGCAGGTCGCTGAGCACCTGCTGGCGGGACCAGACGCCTGGTCCGAGCTGGTTCTGGCCGATTCAGCGGTGCACGAACGACCAGATCTCCAGCCCGCTGAAGCTGGTGTCGTGGCGGCGACCCTTGAGCTGGGCAGACGCCTTGCCGAACGGCGCATCCCCAAACGCAGACCACTTTCGAAGCCCCGGGCGCTCACGACCTATCTCGACCTCCGCTACGGGTACCGAGATCAGGAAGTCCTCGGCGCTTTGTATTTGGACGCTCGCCACCGGCTACTCAGCGAGACGGAGATCTTCCGCGGGACGCAGAACCGTACCAGTGTTGAACCGGGACCAATCCTCCGCAAAGGGCTACTGCAGGGTGCGGCCAGCGTGGTGATCTTCCACACGCACCCCAGTGGGAATCCCGCCGCCAGCGCCGCCGACATCGCCTTCACCCGCCGCCTGGCGCAGTCGGCGGATATCGTTGGGCTCAAGCTGGTCGATCACCTCATTCTGGGGCGCGGAGGGCGCTGGATGTCTTTGCTCAAGCGCGCATGGGTCACGGGACCTCGGCGCAAGCGCAAGTCGCCGCCGCCGAAATCGAAGGCCGCGAAGCCGAAGTACCGCCATCCCGAGACCGGAGAGACCTGGGCCGGGCGGGGCAGCATGGCGCGTTGGTTGCGGCTGGAGCTGGAGGCTGGGCGGTCGCTGGATGAGTTCCGGGTCTGA
- a CDS encoding tyrosine-type recombinase/integrase, with protein sequence MEKGWGTRTFRLYRQYLKAYFEWCVRAGYLAENPVSPIEKPRLPQSLPRCLSHREARQVLYAARHASWPTELQRCRSEAMVATFLMTGVRRAELLRLEVADLSFRAGTMTIRAGKARKDRTIPLHPQLVPILLGYLEEKGRQKRESLFLFSSMRSEKPLTAKNLYAILERVARKARVKFTPHMLRHTFGRELVEADFNVYKLKEVMGHASVATTQSYVALSSKSIKESFEQTRIY encoded by the coding sequence ATGGAGAAGGGCTGGGGCACTCGGACCTTCCGACTCTATCGCCAGTACCTGAAGGCTTACTTCGAGTGGTGCGTCCGAGCTGGCTATCTTGCGGAGAATCCCGTATCCCCCATCGAGAAGCCGCGGCTCCCTCAAAGCCTGCCGCGGTGCCTCTCTCATCGGGAAGCCCGTCAGGTGCTCTACGCTGCGCGCCACGCCTCCTGGCCAACCGAGCTCCAGCGCTGCCGCAGCGAAGCGATGGTGGCGACGTTCCTTATGACTGGTGTGCGCCGGGCAGAGCTCCTCCGGCTCGAGGTGGCGGATCTCAGTTTTCGGGCTGGGACGATGACGATCCGCGCCGGCAAAGCTCGGAAGGATCGGACCATTCCGCTCCATCCCCAGCTGGTGCCGATCCTGCTGGGCTACCTGGAGGAGAAAGGGCGCCAGAAGAGGGAGTCGCTGTTCCTGTTCTCCAGCATGCGTTCCGAGAAGCCGCTCACCGCGAAGAACCTCTACGCCATCCTGGAGCGCGTCGCCCGCAAGGCTCGCGTCAAGTTCACGCCCCACATGCTCCGCCATACCTTCGGTCGCGAGCTCGTCGAGGCGGATTTCAACGTGTACAAGCTCAAGGAGGTGATGGGGCATGCCAGCGTAGCGACGACGCAGAGCTACGTGGCGCTGTCCTCGAAGAGCATCAAGGAGAGTTTCGAGCAAACGAGAATTTATTGA
- a CDS encoding type IV secretory system conjugative DNA transfer family protein translates to MASFLGTPFRWLFGIFRSHIHGDARFMRWWERRRFLHPRHHGLVLGRNQRLSRQDSFKNLALVAPTGSGKTTRYVIPNVLQVEGSVVVTDPSGEIHQHTAEPLRARGFGIQVLQPAKLGESARFNPLMYWQSPQELRQLATQLGMATQGRSSDPFWTTSAINLLFVLLTALRNVEDRRRHTLGHLRDLLNQCGAAEGQDFERFMARYLAMEKRVWSEYQAFRGQDPKVAASITSSARAALELWSDPDICALTSEHTIDLAALRQQRTAIYLIVPEHQIRYFGPLLNLFYSACFNRCLVSGHAPEEEPVYFLLDEFGNLGYVHNFASVITTLRKRRCSISLILQDLSQLRAIYGPDEARTIFSGGCANKLFYGGLDLETAEYVERALGKRTEYDTVFGGISDRARTVAVPLMTADQVRRMRWGEAVLLAGKERPIQI, encoded by the coding sequence TTGGCCAGTTTCCTGGGCACTCCCTTTCGCTGGCTCTTCGGGATCTTCCGCTCGCACATCCACGGCGACGCCCGCTTCATGCGCTGGTGGGAGCGCCGGCGGTTTCTGCATCCGCGGCACCATGGGCTGGTGCTCGGCCGGAATCAGCGGCTCAGCCGGCAGGACTCGTTCAAGAATCTGGCGCTGGTGGCGCCGACGGGATCAGGGAAGACCACGCGGTATGTGATTCCCAACGTGTTGCAGGTCGAGGGCTCGGTGGTGGTGACCGATCCCTCCGGAGAGATCCACCAGCACACTGCGGAGCCGCTGCGAGCCCGCGGGTTCGGGATCCAGGTGCTCCAGCCGGCGAAGCTCGGGGAGAGTGCCCGCTTCAATCCTCTGATGTACTGGCAATCACCCCAAGAGCTCCGCCAGCTGGCGACGCAGCTTGGTATGGCCACGCAGGGGCGCTCCTCCGATCCGTTCTGGACGACCTCGGCGATTAACCTGCTTTTCGTGTTGCTCACCGCTCTCCGCAACGTCGAAGACCGTCGACGCCACACGCTCGGACATCTACGGGATCTCTTGAACCAGTGTGGTGCGGCGGAGGGTCAAGACTTCGAGCGCTTCATGGCCCGGTACCTGGCGATGGAGAAGCGGGTCTGGAGCGAGTACCAAGCCTTCCGCGGGCAGGATCCGAAAGTGGCCGCCTCGATCACTTCCAGCGCCCGGGCTGCGCTGGAGCTGTGGAGCGATCCGGATATCTGCGCCCTCACCAGCGAGCACACCATCGACCTGGCGGCGCTTCGGCAGCAGCGCACGGCTATCTACCTCATCGTGCCAGAGCACCAGATCCGCTACTTCGGTCCCCTGCTCAACCTCTTCTACTCCGCTTGCTTCAACCGCTGCCTGGTCAGCGGGCACGCACCTGAGGAAGAGCCGGTCTATTTCCTCCTCGATGAGTTCGGGAACCTCGGCTACGTTCACAACTTCGCTAGCGTCATCACCACCCTGCGCAAGCGACGGTGCTCCATCAGCCTGATCCTCCAGGATCTGTCCCAACTCCGTGCCATCTACGGCCCCGACGAAGCCCGCACCATCTTCTCCGGCGGCTGCGCCAATAAGCTCTTCTACGGTGGGCTCGACTTGGAAACGGCTGAGTATGTCGAGCGCGCCCTCGGCAAGCGCACCGAATACGACACCGTCTTCGGCGGGATCAGTGATCGCGCTCGGACGGTGGCGGTGCCGCTGATGACGGCGGATCAGGTGCGGAGGATGCGTTGGGGAGAGGCGGTGTTGTTGGCGGGGAAGGAGAGGCCGATACAAATCTAG